CATAATCAAACAACATTTTGGGAAAGAAGGAATAAATGACTAGGAATAGATATGTCCTTACTTTCTTTCTTACACCGGTAGCTGTGCTGCCCGTTTTCTTGTCATGTTTCTTTCTGTGTGTCACGCTGTTGCTGTGACATCCATGTTGTGACCTTTTCAATATGTACTGTGGAAAGAAAAAGATGCTGTTTGGTCAGCTGTTCTTTATGGATATGTTTTGAAGGGGATGGAGACTCTTCAGTAATAGTAAGGAGCTTCAAATTTAATTTACATTATTTCTGCTCgtttttataatgtttgtgaTCTGTAGCCTTCAACACTACATGTTGTTTTCacaagtctgtgttcaggtgctttcaccggagttcaggagctgctcttcagtttcctCATGCTGCTATAGATATTTGAAATGTAAGCCTGATCAGTTTCAATGCAGTTGGAAAGTCACGTAATCAAAGGGAAGGAGCATATGAATGATGGGCCCCAGACACTTACAGTCCACAGCCACTACAGTGCTGCATTGTATTATACAATTACTAGAACACTGGGCAAAAAtaacataataatcataataataatctttcaTGTTCTTACTTTCTGGATAACAGCTGCtgtaatttctttatttcttttattgtCTTTAGACAACTTTTGTTGAGGCATACTCtgtaaaggaaagaaaaaaactgtTTACTGCTTACTTTTGGAACATACAAGAGTTGTAACAATGCGGCAATAGTAAAATAAACCAGTCAATTtatatgacaaacatttcaaataaacttATTTTGTTAGGCTCCACAACCAAGATTGCTGCGTGCAGTTTGAGATAGTAATCATGCTGTTTGAGATAGTAATCATGCAGTTTGAGATAGTAATCATGCTGTGAGATAGTAATCATGCTGTCTGAGATAGTAATCATGCTGTTTGAGATAGTAATCATGCAGTTTGAGATAGTAATCATGCTGTGAGATAGTAATCATGCTGTTTGAGATAGTAATCATGCAGTTTGAGATAGTAATCATGCTGTGAGATAGTAATCATGTTGTTTGAGATAGTAATCATACTGTTTGAGATAGTAATCATGCTGTATGAGATAGTAATCATGCTGTGAGATAGTAATCATGTTGTTTGAGATAGTAATCATGCAGTCTGAGATAGTAATCATGCTGTATGAGATAGTAATCATGCTGTGAGATAGTAATCATGCTGTGTGAGATAGTAATCATGCTGTGAGATAGTAATCATGCTGTGTGAGATAGTAATCATGCAGTTTGAGATAGTAATCATGCAGTTTGAGATAGTAATCATGCTGTCTGAGATAGTAATCATGCTGTCTGAGATAGTAATCATGCTGTCTGAGATAGTAATCATGCAGTTTGAGATAGTAATCATGCAGTTTGAGATAGTAATCATGCTGTCTGAGATAGTAATCATGCTGTCTGAGATAGTAATCATGCTGTCTGAGATAGTAATCATGCTGTTTGAGATAGTAATCATGCAGTTTGAGATAGTAATCATGCTGTCTGAGATAGTAATCATGCTGTTTGAGATAGTAATCATGCAGTTTGAGATAGTAATCATGCAGTTTGAGATAGTAATCATGCAGTTTGAGATAGTAATCATGCTGTTTGAGATAGTAATCATGCAGTCTGAGATAGTAATCATGCAGTTTGAGATAGTAATCATGCAGTCTGAGATAGTAATCATGCAGTTTGAGATAGTAATCATGCAGTCTGAGATAGTAATCATGCAGTTTGAGATAGTAATCATGCAGTTTGAGATAGTAATCATGCTGTTTGAGATAGTAATCATGCAGTCTGAGATAGTAATCATGCAGTTTGAGATAGTAATCATGCTGTCTGAGATAGTAATCATGCTGTTTGAGATAGTAATCATGCAGTTTGAGATAGTAATCATGCTGTCTGAGATAGTAATCATGCTGTTTGAGATAGTAATCATGCAGTTTGAGATAGTAATCATGCAGTTTGAGATAGTAATCATGCTGTCTGAGATAGTAATCATGCTGTCTGAGATAGTAATCATGCTGTCTGAGATAGTAATCATGCTGTTTGAGATAGTAATCATGCAGTTTGAGATAGTAATCATGCTGTCTGAGATAGTAATCATGCTGTTTGAGATAGTAATCATGCTGTCTGAGATAGTAATCATGCAGTTTGAGATAGTAATCATGCAGTTTGAGATAGTAATCATGCAGTTTGAGATAGTAATCATGCTGTTTGAGATAGTAATCATGCAGTCTGAGATAGTAATCATGCAGTTTGAGATAGTAATCATGCAGTCTGAGATAGTAATCATGCAGTTTGAGATAGTAATCATGCAGTTTGAGATAGTAATCATGCAGTTTGAGATAGTAATCATGCAGTTTGAGATAGTAATCATGCTGTCTGAGATAGTAATCATGCTGTTTGAGATAGTAATATGCTTGTTTCACCAGTATATAGAGTTGTTAGGTTACAGGAATTTGCCACCTGTTCCTGAGCAACAAGAGTTAGCCCCCTAACCTGAGTTTCCTCATTCATAGCCCAAGGGATGCTATCCTGCTTTCAATGCAAATAAGAAAATGAGAAGGTGTGTGTAGAGATCATACCTGTGGTATTGTAGCAGTGCAATGAGAAGGTGTGTGTAGAGATCATACCTATGGTACTGTAGCAGTGCAATGAGAAGGTGTGTGTAGAGATCATACCTGTGGTATTGTAGCAGTGCAATGAGAAGGTGTGTGTAGAGATCATACCTGTGGTATTATAGCAGTGCAATGAGAAGGTGTGTGTAGAGATCATACCTGTGGTACTGTAGCAGTGCAATGAGAAGGTGTGTGTAGAGATCATACCTGTGGTATTGTAGCAGTGCAATGAGAAGGTGTGTGTAGAGATCATACCTGTGGTATTGTAGTAGTGCAATGAGAAGGTGTGTGTAGAGATCATACCTGTGGTATTGTAGCGCTGAAACACCATTCAGTATTTTCAGTTGGTGCCTGAGTAAAGGAAACAACAATTGAGCTTTATTCTTATTTAAATACAAGGATATAGCTTTCTGGATGTTTTGTATCATGTAGGTAAATAATTGTAAAAGAAAACCACCTGAAATTGTAATTCCAGTGGAATCTCCACAGGACACTGGATCTTCACATAACTCATCTGATAATAGTCAAACTCAAATCTCTTCAGGTGCAGTGTCAATATTTGTGGCAAGCGCTGAAAATAGTATCtctgaaaaaaaaagctgtatcaCAACAATGAAGAAGATACATGACTTCACATGCTGTAGGTGTGTGTTTATAGTGATATGAAGATACACGACTCTTCACATAGGTGTGTGTTTATATTGATATGAAGATACACGACTCTTCACATAGGTGTGTGTTTATAGTGATATGAAGATACATGACTCTTCACATAGGTGTGTGTTTATAGTGATATGAAGATACATGACTCTTCACATAGGTGTGTGTTTATAGTGATATGAAGATACATGATTCTTCACATAGGTGTGTGTTTATATTGATGTGAAGATACATGACTCTTCACATAGGTGTGTGTTTATATTGATATGAAGATACATGACTCTTCACATAGGTGTGTGTTTATAGTGATATGAAGATACATGACTCCTCACATAGGTGTGTGTTTATGGGTATTATAGTTTTACAGACTCAGCTTACTAGAATGCCCACACTTTCATATCTACAACAGAATGATTGGCATCCAGTCCTCACAATCTCAGCAAAGTGTGCTAAGCACATGTAGCAAACATTTAGTCAATGGTTTCCACAGTGTAACTGTGTGTAATTAATGTACCGGTGTTTTGCTGTGTCTCAACAAATATCTTTATAGAAAGCTATTAGcactgtgtataattattattttttttaagttccagtacctaatttaaaAGAAAGTTGAGTAAAGCGTTTTTCTGACCCCCACCTCAAATGAAATACCAGGACTTACAGTTTCAGTGTCAGTTTTCATTTCACATTTGTCACAATAGCTCTGATTATCTCCTTCCAAAAGTTCGGTTTTCAAAAAGTCTAGAAGACCCTTCTCCTGCAAAGACAGCAATGAATATGAATTGAGTAAGGACTGCTCAGGGAGTGAATGGTAATATTCAGAAAAAACAAGCTTTACCAAGGACGTGGTATTaaagtcaaattattattattattattatttttgcatcaGATTTACTTTTTGCAACAAATATGCTTGTAATATAAAATCACGTATATGTCATAAGCTCATGCTGGAATCAATCTTGTCagcagtaggaggctgtgtggtccagtggttaaagaaacgggcttgtaaccaagaggtccccggttcaaatcccacctcaaccactgactcattgtgtgaccctgagcaagtcaattaacctccttgtgctccgtctttcgggtgagacgtagttgtaagtgagtctgcagctgatgtatagttcacacaccctagtctctgtaagtcgccttggataaaggcgtctgctaaataaacaaataataatgatttctgctttgttttaacctttttttctcaAAATGAGGAGTTAGTTTAAACCTTTTGATATAATTAGACTTAAAATAATTAGTATGAACATTTTACTAATTTACTTAAGCACTATAAACTcagacagaatttttttttttttgtctgcactgGCAACTTACTCATGCATTGGTTTTGACAAGTTAGCCCTTAATGATAGAACAAGCATTTAGAGAAGAAATGGCTTTGGGAAGGTATAATTGAGCACTCACCACACTGTACATGATGGCTTTGGGAAGGTATAATTGAGCACTCACCACACTGTACATGATGCTTGCAGAATGATCAGTGGTGTTCAGAGGCAATGGAATATCCAGATATCTACTGTTATCTGAGGCTTCCGTTCCACACCTCAGACACTTTATGGAATTGATTACAGTACTCTGGTAATtcttaaaaagaaagaagaactCCTTCAAATACATGTGGAATGTGCTTGAGGTTAAGAGATTGTAGACAACGGGAAACATTTCATCTTTGATCTGCGGTACGTGCTTTTAACCCTTAATAAAACACTTGCTATGGTGTCATAAAGATGCTTGCCAGAAGGTAACAGGATTACAATTTGCTAATGATGAAATTGGCAAGGTGTGTAATTCATCACAGAGCATTTCTAATTAGCCCGAAGTGCTAACAAGTTCAACACTTTAGTATTCAAGAGTGACTGAAGATCCTTCAGTATTCAGCCCCAAGTGCCCCTGCATACTGTACTACTCTGTCATGTGCTGCTCACATAACTGAATGCATAGCCACACTTTCTGTACACAAGCCTGTAAAAGGAGCTactatattaaaatgtgcatttaccTCAGAGACTGGAGACTCTTTGCTGACTTCGTTAAGGATTTTTCTGAAGAATTCTGCTACATCTTGTTGTACCCGacctttcaaaagaaaacaaagtggcACACAATTATGTACATACATCACTGTTAGCTTTCAAACACCTGCTCCCTTGAGAAAGGCGCATTAACAATTCAGTATCACCCTATATATTTAAATGGGAGATTCAGTAGTTAAATAATGTGTCTCTTAATTAGTTACCTACCATCTCTGTGCATCATTCCCAGGCTTCTTGTCACTCCAGTTGTTTTAACTTCATATTCTCCATCCTCTAGATTCTGAAACAACTTCTTTAGTTGGAACAAAAGATTCTTCTCCTTGTCTTTTTCAGGCCCACTGTAGAACATGAAAATGAGAATACAAAGTATTTAGTGAAAcgatattttaaaacatgaaacctGGTTTAATGTTTCACTTCCTACTGTAGGTCATTTCAccacagcagtgtctttggggtcaaagcaggTCCACTGGCTGGAAAGCATGATGGCGCTGGTTGGTTGTgggtctttttaaaatgtttgctataATATGTATTTCTGTCAAAACAGCAGCTGGAGTTGCACCTGTATGGCAAATGGAAGCGCGCAAAAGGTCATGTAAATGGAACTAATTTGTTAGTTACCAAATATAATACTTGAATGCAATAACGCTTGTAGGCATCCCCAACAGTGCCCCCCTAGTTCTAGATTCTGGTTGCATATCATTTGCAGCCTCCACCTGATGAGTCTTACTTCTTGGGTGTGAATGATTTGCAGTGTAATAGTCACTGTAGTAACAATGCGCCAGCCTACCTGTACTCGTGTACAGCGTCTCTGAACTCGGGGGTCATGAAGAAAGTCTGCAGCACTGTGTTCAGGTAACAGGTAGCACCTTGGTTTATTAACCCACGATAACCTgccataatgaaaacaaaaagcgTGTTGCAACGAGCCCATGGAGGTCTCGAGTTCATTTAATAAGAAGACAGGACCTTTGGACAACACATTGGGAAACACCTTCCTTTACACTGAAGAACATATCTGAGctactgtgtaaaataaaatgaacagagtTGATAGAAACGGATCAAAGGAAACATGACACGGGATGGATGGGATAACAGGTGCGCATCTGTGCACCCCGGGTAGGGTCTTTCTCTTTTAAGCGCTTAGCTGAGACCccgaaatatgtatttattttactactactactcaGTCCAAAACATTTACcgtactggcaaatccctctgtTATACCCTGTGCAAAACGTGGTGCACTTCAAAGCATAATGTAACAGCGTATAATGTAACGCAGCGTCTTTGGCAGTCTCTGTACTGCAGCAGGAGGGTTATAGTATATAGATCACACGTTACCTGTATCCATGTTGCTGTTCCCCCGAATCGATGGGAACTTTTTCAATTTACTCATGATGTTTCCCAGAGCCAGGAAGAGAACAAAACCAGAGAGTCCTGGGATTCAatacgattaaaaaaaaacaaatgaacaccAGTCCGgtaacgtttattattattattattattattattattattattattattattattattattattattattattattattattattattaaatagtcACGCCACTATTTGTAACATCAAATGCAAATATCAAAAAAAGTAAAAGCCTAAAAAAGTTatcttgttttggtttgtttttttcggttTATTTTTGCTTTCGTTTTACAAAAAGACATTTCAAAATGAATTCCTCTTACTTTCGCTTTAGGTGATAAGAAACACGTTTAATTATATACAATATTTACCAATGATACTACTAAGGTACTTTTCCGCAATTTTACAAACTAACATCACGTCAcataaagacatttttaaaaaagaagtcTCGTTACTTGGTCCCAGAGCAATGCAGACTGCACGGCGGTGAAGAAGTGAAGCTTACTGGTCAATGTCTCCAAAGCAAAGTACAGCTTATTTGTACCGCCCACTGAATACCACAGTGCAGTGAATAGGATACAGGTTTGCTTGCTCTAAACATAAATTCAGCATCCAGTAGGCTGTTACAATCGCGCATGTCCATTCGGGGGAATGTGCCTACGTTTCATACCGAGTGAACTTATATATTACAATAGGTCCtatattattatacaacaaaatcATTGCGCGCCGGTGTGAGGCTCCGGTAAAAGAACCACGTGACTGCACTGCCTTGTATTTGTActggtttttaaaaaacagcacacagtacCGCTAGCAGCGTTGAGTCTGAGagtctgtaaattaaataaataatgctagCTATCTAAATTAACATTGAGCAGTCCAAGATACTGCttatcagtgtgtctaaaacctTGTATTTGAGTTATTAAGTGTGTTAGGATCACCACATATGATCTATCTTTTCATGCAGCCTGCTGAATAATACACTGCTGTATGAATTGTTTGCATTAATAAGGTCTCTGGGTGCTTATTTTAAAGGTAATAAAAGTGGATACACAATGtgatttatataaatgatttgaAAGCTACTTCTTCAGTGACCAAATCAGGTTTTAAATCACTTTTAGATCTAGGCCTCCCTCTTATTGtgccccttttaaaaatcaagCTCTATGTGTGCATATAACCTATTACCACATTGCTAGAAACATCAACAGGTTttccatttttattacattttctacTGATAACAGATAAACTGCAACTTACAACTTTGCCTGTTAGTGTAGCTACAGCTCAGCGCAGCTTCTCAGAATTGAAACTAATCAAGACGTATCTTCGATCAAACATGAGCCTTGAACGGCTAAATGGCCTTGCAGAAATCTCAATTGAACGGGACACCTGCCAGTCCATCAACTATTCAACAATCATTGAGGAATTTGCAGTCTGCTAAGCTGGGAAGGTCCACTTTTAAACAGTGAAAGGGGGGGTAAAATTGCTAGAACTGGCCCTGCAAGAACCATCTTTAGCACAAGTCATAAAATGTATCATAATCTCAGAAACAGGGAGGCtgtgtatctctctgtctgtGACTGCTCGTGATCACACTGTATCTGATAAGCATTTGGGTGTGACCTGGTACAGCATTTACTGTAAACTGGAGAACACATAAATGTAAACCATGTAAAACATTTTCCAGTTCACCAAATACCTTAAAGTTCATTTCcttcttcaaatgtattttgaGGAGGACAAACAGACTGATCTCAACATAGACGAGTCATTAAATAAAGTTTGTACTGGGGCAGAATTGTTTTCAATTGTTACTTATTACAATAACATTGGTACAGTAGTGCCCATAATACATTCCCctctattcattttaaatgattcccCATGAGTAGCCTTCGATGAAGTTGATGAAATGTTTTAACACTGGTGTGTGAACGTCGATGTTCTTGGTCAGCAGGCTAGTTCTGAGTTTCTTTCAAACTGAAGCCTGCAGTGAAAGCCATGCCCTTCTGTATCATGACATGGCTTCACAGAGATCCACAGACACTCTCCCAAATTCTCAAGGTTTGGGAATTGGCAATTTAACTTTTGCCATGCTCTTCTGTACTTCAGTCAAACTAATAAAGTGTCGTAGTGGACAACAGGCACCCATTGCATTCTGCTTGAAAGGATGCTCAAATTAAGtttgcattaaaaaagaaaaatctctgTGCACTTGTTCAAGGATTTAAACCACACGTCTCTTCTTAATTGCTATGAAACCCGAATGTGAAATAACGTAGATTGTTTTTCTGCTATGATGCTCTATGTTGACAGAGAGAGATTCCTAATTAAATTGATGTGAAAATGCTAAGCAAATCGATTTCTTATGTACAGTAAGTCAGTGAAATGAAACTGAAACTATTTTTTGAGTCTCCCAGAAGCTGAAGAGTGAAACCAAAAAAAGCATTTACTGGAAATGGGAGGAAACATCTTTGGCATTTTCAGAAAGTCACCACCCATAATAAGTCTTTGGATGTGCCTGCACAGGAAGTCGACACCTGCCTGTCACATGCTACAGTaaattttctgttttctttaaatgAGACGCTAATGTCAAGGGCTTTTATCCTAAATAAAGATTCAATTGAAATGAGTATCAGGAGAATGAAAGCAGGGGGAGTGATAGTCAGCTGCAGATATTTGAGATTAACATGTAATGATAGTCAGCTGCAGATATTTGAGATTAACATGGAATGATAGTCAGCTGCAGATATTTGAGATTAACATGGAATGATAGTCAGCTGCAGATATTTGAGGTTAACATGTAATGATAGTCAGCTGCAGATATTTGAGATTAACATGGAATGATAGTCAGCTGCAGATATTTACCAGTTTGATATTAACATGGACTGATAGTCAGCTGCAGATATTTGCCAGTTTGATATTAACATGCAATGATAGTCAGCTGCAGATATTTGCCAGTTTGATATTAACATGCAATGATAGTCAGCTGCAGATATTTGCCAGTTTGATATTAACATGCAATGATAGTCAGCTGCAGATATTTACCAGTTTGATATTAACATGCAATGATAGTCAGCTGTAGATATTTACCAGTTTGATATTAACATGCAATGATAGTCAGCTGCAGATATTTACCAGTTTGATATTAAC
The window above is part of the Acipenser ruthenus chromosome 22, fAciRut3.2 maternal haplotype, whole genome shotgun sequence genome. Proteins encoded here:
- the si:ch211-212k18.13 gene encoding ubiquitin carboxyl-terminal hydrolase 47 isoform X6 — translated: MSLCDVMLVCKIAEKYLSSIIGLSGFVLFLALGNIMSKLKKFPSIRGNSNMDTGYRGLINQGATCYLNTVLQTFFMTPEFRDAVHEYSGPEKDKEKNLLFQLKKLFQNLEDGEYEVKTTGVTRSLGMMHRDGRVQQDVAEFFRKILNEVSKESPVSENYQSTVINSIKCLRCGTEASDNSRYLDIPLPLNTTDHSASIMYSVEKGLLDFLKTELLEGDNQSYCDKCEMKTDTETRYYFQRLPQILTLHLKRFEFDYYQMSYVKIQCPVEIPLELQFQAPTENTEWCFSATIPQLPLKMKMRSRQKLNKPKETVQEIAVAASKRQYSVRYELFAICDHSGGYSGGHYTARIKSFENDKWYTFDDSFVHEASVFDFTLLLE
- the si:ch211-212k18.13 gene encoding ubiquitin carboxyl-terminal hydrolase 47 isoform X2, whose translation is MSLCDVMLVCKIAEKYLSSIIGLSGFVLFLALGNIMSKLKKFPSIRGNSNMDTGYRGLINQGATCYLNTVLQTFFMTPEFRDAVHEYSGPEKDKEKNLLFQLKKLFQNLEDGEYEVKTTGVTRSLGMMHRDGRVQQDVAEFFRKILNEVSKESPVSENYQSTVINSIKCLRCGTEASDNSRYLDIPLPLNTTDHSASIMYSVEKGLLDFLKTELLEGDNQSYCDKCEMKTDTETRYYFQRLPQILTLHLKRFEFDYYQMSYVKIQCPVEIPLELQFQAPTENTEWCFSATIPQSMPQQKLSKDNKRNKEITAAVIQKYILKRSQHGCHSNSVTHRKKHDKKTGSTATGLPLKMKMRSRQKLNKPKETVQEIAVAASKRQYSVRYELFAICDHSGGYSGGHYTARIKSFENDKWYTFDDSFVHEASVFDFTLLLE
- the si:ch211-212k18.13 gene encoding ubiquitin carboxyl-terminal hydrolase 47 isoform X1 — translated: MSLCDVMLVCKIAEKYLSSIIGLSGFVLFLALGNIMSKLKKFPSIRGNSNMDTGYRGLINQGATCYLNTVLQTFFMTPEFRDAVHEYSGPEKDKEKNLLFQLKKLFQNLEDGEYEVKTTGVTRSLGMMHRDGRVQQDVAEFFRKILNEVSKESPVSENYQSTVINSIKCLRCGTEASDNSRYLDIPLPLNTTDHSASIMYSVEKGLLDFLKTELLEGDNQSYCDKCEMKTDTETRYYFQRLPQILTLHLKRFEFDYYQMSYVKIQCPVEIPLELQFQAPTENTEWCFSATIPQSMPQQKLSKDNKRNKEITAAVIQKYILKRSQHGCHSNSVTHRKKHDKKTGSTATGVRKKLPLKMKMRSRQKLNKPKETVQEIAVAASKRQYSVRYELFAICDHSGGYSGGHYTARIKSFENDKWYTFDDSFVHEASVFDFTLLLE
- the si:ch211-212k18.13 gene encoding ubiquitin carboxyl-terminal hydrolase 47 isoform X5 → MSLCDVMLVCKIAEKYLSSIIGLSGFVLFLALGNIMSKLKKFPSIRGNSNMDTGYRGLINQGATCYLNTVLQTFFMTPEFRDAVHEYSGPEKDKEKNLLFQLKKLFQNLEDGEYEVKTTGVTRSLGMMHRDGRVQQDVAEFFRKILNEVSKESPVSENYQSTVINSIKCLRCGTEASDNSRYLDIPLPLNTTDHSASIMYSVEKGLLDFLKTELLEGDNQSYCDKCEMKTDTETRYYFQRLPQILTLHLKRFEFDYYQMSYVKIQCPVEIPLELQFQAPTENTEWCFSATIPQSMPQQKLSKDNKRNKEITAAVIQKLPLKMKMRSRQKLNKPKETVQEIAVAASKRQYSVRYELFAICDHSGGYSGGHYTARIKSFENDKWYTFDDSFVHEASVFDFTLLLE
- the si:ch211-212k18.13 gene encoding ubiquitin carboxyl-terminal hydrolase 47 isoform X4 translates to MSKLKKFPSIRGNSNMDTGYRGLINQGATCYLNTVLQTFFMTPEFRDAVHEYSGPEKDKEKNLLFQLKKLFQNLEDGEYEVKTTGVTRSLGMMHRDGRVQQDVAEFFRKILNEVSKESPVSENYQSTVINSIKCLRCGTEASDNSRYLDIPLPLNTTDHSASIMYSVEKGLLDFLKTELLEGDNQSYCDKCEMKTDTETRYYFQRLPQILTLHLKRFEFDYYQMSYVKIQCPVEIPLELQFQAPTENTEWCFSATIPQSMPQQKLSKDNKRNKEITAAVIQKYILKRSQHGCHSNSVTHRKKHDKKTGSTATGVRKKLPLKMKMRSRQKLNKPKETVQEIAVAASKRQYSVRYELFAICDHSGGYSGGHYTARIKSFENDKWYTFDDSFVHEASVFDFTLLLE
- the si:ch211-212k18.13 gene encoding ubiquitin carboxyl-terminal hydrolase 47 isoform X3, with product MSLCDVMLVCKIAEKYLSSIIGLSGFVLFLALGNIMSKLKKFPSIRGNSNMDTGYRGLINQGATCYLNTVLQTFFMTPEFRDAVHEYSGPEKDKEKNLLFQLKKLFQNLEDGEYEVKTTGVTRSLGMMHRDGRVQQDVAEFFRKILNEVSKESPVSENYQSTVINSIKCLRCGTEASDNSRYLDIPLPLNTTDHSASIMYSVEKGLLDFLKTELLEGDNQSYCDKCEMKTDTETRYYFQRLPQILTLHLKRFEFDYYQMSYVKIQCPVEIPLELQFQAPTENTEWCFSATIPQSMPQQKLSKDNKRNKEITAAVIQKYILKRSQHGCHSNSVTHRKKHDKKTGSTATGVRKKYSVRYELFAICDHSGGYSGGHYTARIKSFENDKWYTFDDSFVHEASVFDFTLLLE